In Leishmania donovani BPK282A1 complete genome, chromosome 35, the following are encoded in one genomic region:
- a CDS encoding ankyrin repeat protein, putative has translation MSSTRSSRDATSRREPPAETIYDACRRGNAERFMAYVQKGGCLSECDDHKLTLLHHAAFSGNSAFVKAILDRSDAQQVNIDAADNEGWTPLHYAADRGHARVVEALLDEGANVNARDAAKRTPMHLAALSGRAEVVAVLLRNGASKTARNVAGMIPMDCAKQTNQAAVIAQLE, from the coding sequence ATGTCAAGCACTCGGTCCTCCCGCGACGCCACGTCACGGCGGGAACCTCCTGCGGAGACGATCTACGACGCTTGTCGTCGCGGTAATGCCGAGCGCTTTATGGCGTACGTGCAGAAGGGTGGGTGCCTCAGTGAGTGCGATGATCATAAGCTCACCCTGCTCCACCACGCCGCCTTTTCGGGCAACAGCGCCTTTGTCAAAGCTATTCTCGaccgcagcgacgcgcagcaggtcaacatcgacgctgccgacAATGAAGGGtggacgccgctgcactaCGCCGCTGACCGTGGGCATGCACGCGTCGTGGAAGCGCTGCTCGACGAGGGCGCCAACGTGAACGCACGTGATGCCGCAAAGCGCACGCCCATGCACCTCGCCGCTCTGTCTGGCAGGGCagaggtggtggcagtgCTGCTTCGCAATGGTGCCTCAAAGACGGCAAGGAATGTCGCGGGCATGATCCCGATGGATTGCGCCAAGCAGACGAACCAAGCAGCCGTGATTGCTCAGCTCGAGTAG